In Chryseobacterium lactis, a single genomic region encodes these proteins:
- a CDS encoding alkaline phosphatase PhoX — translation MKKKLLTIGALALFAGTTMHAQTLIFDKGTSWSYKDNNQAQPDGWKGKTYDVSSWATGNGPLGYGDPVTTTINSGLITAYFAKDFTVDLSTLSDNMELGVMRDDGIVVYLNGEEVIRDNMPAGTITFSTLSSTTIDGAAENVYNIFSIPKSKFVNGVNRISVELHNRSVTSSDLRIDAYLKTAPNTTTPVACNSTHISCFTSIVPTAQTNKLIIPAEHKYQLILKEGDNYTEGGGLVGGQNDFTGYVAKSGSSTNGYLSVNHETNPGGVTMAEINYNASTKLWQLTRSRAVSFSDPSLVQTIRNCSGGITPWGTVVTAEESVTSNDVNGDGYKDYGWLVEIDPATAQVISKNPNGSKGKLWQMGIMNHENVVINSAGTIAYYGEDGGTHMVYKYVMDTPNNLSSGDLYVLKLDQGLTTGGDPAGTTATWVKVPNKIQADQNNTTTNALSLGGTKFNGVEDVDISPLDGKIYFTAKGLDKVYRLKDEGTTASQVETFVGGSNSVYSFNTPQGMKSEAWGDGNDNLTFDELGNLWVLQDGGKNYIWVIAPDHTQANPKVRLFASMPAGSEPTGLTFTPDHKFGFFSIQHPDSTIATDVDATGNTIDYRGKSATIVIALKNNLGIEGSLGTIESKTAESTVTVAPNPTSGMVKINSEKGLKNIAVTAYSIDGKIVYTNKFTGVNKALSLDFTQQLESSRVLILNIEAEGGFQKTVKLLKK, via the coding sequence ATGAAGAAAAAACTACTAACAATTGGAGCTTTGGCTCTATTTGCAGGCACTACCATGCATGCACAAACCTTAATCTTTGATAAAGGAACATCCTGGAGCTACAAAGACAACAACCAGGCACAACCGGATGGATGGAAAGGTAAAACCTATGATGTCTCTTCCTGGGCTACCGGAAACGGACCGTTAGGATATGGCGATCCTGTAACAACGACGATCAACTCCGGGCTTATTACAGCTTATTTTGCAAAAGATTTCACGGTAGATTTATCCACTCTTTCCGATAATATGGAATTGGGAGTGATGAGAGATGATGGTATCGTGGTTTATCTGAACGGAGAAGAAGTGATAAGAGACAATATGCCTGCAGGAACAATTACGTTCAGCACATTGTCCAGCACAACAATTGACGGAGCTGCGGAGAATGTGTATAACATCTTTTCTATTCCAAAATCAAAATTTGTAAACGGAGTTAACAGAATTTCTGTTGAACTTCATAACAGAAGTGTTACCAGTTCAGATCTTAGAATTGATGCTTACCTGAAAACAGCACCTAACACAACTACACCGGTAGCTTGTAATTCGACTCACATCAGCTGTTTTACTTCAATTGTACCTACAGCGCAAACCAACAAACTGATCATCCCGGCAGAACACAAATACCAGCTTATCCTGAAAGAAGGTGATAATTACACTGAAGGTGGCGGATTAGTAGGAGGACAAAACGACTTTACAGGATACGTCGCCAAATCAGGAAGCAGCACAAACGGATATCTTTCTGTAAACCATGAAACAAATCCTGGTGGGGTTACCATGGCGGAAATTAATTATAATGCTTCAACAAAGCTTTGGCAGTTAACAAGATCAAGGGCGGTAAGTTTCTCAGATCCTAGTTTGGTACAAACTATCAGAAACTGTTCAGGGGGAATTACTCCATGGGGAACTGTAGTAACGGCAGAAGAGTCTGTGACCTCGAATGATGTGAATGGTGATGGATACAAAGATTACGGATGGCTGGTTGAAATTGATCCGGCAACTGCTCAGGTGATTTCTAAAAATCCAAATGGTTCTAAGGGGAAGCTTTGGCAGATGGGAATTATGAACCACGAAAACGTGGTGATTAATAGTGCTGGAACTATAGCGTACTACGGTGAAGACGGAGGAACTCATATGGTATATAAATATGTAATGGATACTCCAAATAACCTTTCTTCAGGAGATTTATATGTGCTGAAACTAGATCAGGGACTAACGACAGGAGGAGATCCGGCAGGAACTACTGCAACATGGGTAAAGGTTCCTAATAAAATTCAGGCAGATCAAAATAATACCACAACAAATGCTTTGTCATTAGGAGGTACAAAATTCAATGGAGTAGAAGATGTAGATATCAGCCCATTGGATGGAAAAATCTATTTTACAGCAAAAGGTCTGGATAAAGTATACCGATTAAAAGATGAGGGAACTACCGCTTCACAGGTAGAAACATTTGTGGGAGGAAGTAATTCTGTGTATTCTTTCAATACTCCACAAGGGATGAAATCTGAAGCATGGGGAGATGGAAATGATAACCTTACTTTTGATGAACTTGGAAACCTTTGGGTTCTCCAGGATGGTGGTAAAAATTATATCTGGGTAATCGCTCCGGATCATACACAAGCTAATCCAAAAGTAAGACTATTTGCCTCTATGCCGGCAGGATCAGAGCCTACAGGGCTTACATTTACACCAGATCACAAATTCGGTTTCTTCTCTATCCAGCATCCTGACTCAACAATTGCTACAGATGTTGATGCTACAGGTAATACAATCGACTACAGAGGAAAATCAGCAACAATCGTGATTGCACTTAAAAATAACTTGGGAATTGAAGGTTCTTTAGGAACTATTGAAAGCAAAACAGCAGAAAGTACCGTAACGGTAGCACCGAATCCAACTTCAGGAATGGTGAAAATCAATTCAGAAAAAGGATTGAAAAACATTGCTGTAACGGCTTACAGTATCGATGGGAAAATTGTTTACACAAACAAGTTTACCGGTGTAAACAAAGCATTGAGCCTTGACTTCACGCAGCAATTGGAATCATCCAGAGTTTTAATTTTAAATATTGAAGC